Proteins encoded in a region of the Streptomyces sp. NBC_01471 genome:
- a CDS encoding chaplin, whose protein sequence is MNTAKKAALVLATAGLAAGGAAGSAFADAGAEGAAVGSPGVLSGNLLQVPVHVPINLCGNTVNVVGLLNPAFGNTCVNA, encoded by the coding sequence ATGAACACTGCCAAGAAGGCAGCTCTCGTCCTTGCCACCGCGGGCCTCGCCGCCGGCGGCGCCGCCGGCTCCGCGTTCGCCGACGCAGGCGCCGAGGGTGCGGCCGTGGGCTCGCCGGGTGTCCTCTCGGGCAACCTGCTCCAGGTCCCGGTCCACGTCCCGATCAACCTGTGCGGCAACACCGTCAACGTTGTCGGTCTGCTGAACCCGGCGTTCGGCAACACCTGCGTCAACGCCTGA
- a CDS encoding rodlin — protein sequence MIKKILATAAVTASIVGAGATLAPQAMAIGNDGGTTSASGNGAEQAFGNSATNGAQSPQLSLVQGSLNKPCLGVPIKANVGSLVGLVPIAVQDIPILSSPQNQQCTENSTQAKGDEALSHILDNIPVLSGNGAANRG from the coding sequence GTGATCAAGAAGATTCTGGCCACCGCAGCCGTCACCGCCTCGATCGTCGGCGCCGGCGCGACCCTGGCCCCGCAGGCCATGGCCATTGGTAACGACGGTGGCACCACCTCCGCCAGCGGCAACGGTGCCGAGCAGGCCTTCGGCAACTCGGCCACCAACGGTGCCCAGAGCCCGCAGCTCAGCCTGGTCCAGGGCTCGCTGAACAAGCCCTGCCTCGGTGTGCCGATCAAGGCCAACGTGGGCTCCCTCGTCGGCCTGGTCCCGATCGCCGTTCAGGACATCCCGATCCTGTCCTCGCCGCAGAACCAGCAGTGCACCGAGAACTCCACCCAGGCGAAGGGCGACGAGGCCCTGTCGCACATCCTGGACAACATCCCGGTCCTCTCGGGCAACGGTGCGGCGAACCGGGGCTGA
- a CDS encoding chaplin yields MKFKKAAVLAAGVMMALGAAAPAMADAGAEGAAIGSPGVLSGNVIQVPIHVPVNLCGNSIDIIALLNPAFGNTCVNK; encoded by the coding sequence ATGAAGTTCAAGAAGGCTGCTGTTCTCGCCGCCGGCGTCATGATGGCCCTGGGCGCCGCTGCGCCCGCCATGGCCGACGCGGGCGCGGAGGGGGCGGCCATCGGCTCGCCCGGTGTCCTCTCCGGCAACGTCATCCAGGTTCCGATTCACGTTCCGGTCAACCTGTGCGGCAACAGCATCGACATCATCGCGCTGCTGAACCCGGCGTTCGGCAACACCTGCGTCAACAAGTGA
- a CDS encoding WecB/TagA/CpsF family glycosyltransferase: protein MSQAIPRTDGPQDPPAAAPPTVRCAGIPLTPLAPAAAARALVRLAALGAAADVHLCGTDTFADADRAPGLQRLLRSAALNLPAGRGPARAARPGGRPVARVYGPDLLLDTVRAAQREGLGHYLLGVERNGTDGAAAVTGRPDGDELTAELLVRYPDARVAGAEPLPGPDASADTWAALAARVRESGARLVWIGGSGAARQHRAAARLAALHPAVYVAAGPAFALIRGGARRGPLRAGWRRGVTGVRDHSRFLRAAARERRRGRGPYRELAQLLADAEIDLVLDAGADAGAYVAGLRRAGYRGRVVSFEVLPRPREHLLRCAAGDPGWSVLPYALGDGNGPDGGHRLDTLWHAATAPGERLFVRLRAPGHEDSLLAGAGPYAGECVGLQTRGERGGPPPGYTAVPPPVPGDVVLFRRG, encoded by the coding sequence ATGAGCCAGGCGATCCCCCGTACCGACGGCCCCCAGGACCCTCCCGCCGCCGCGCCCCCCACGGTCCGCTGCGCCGGGATCCCGCTCACCCCGCTCGCCCCGGCGGCGGCCGCGCGGGCGCTCGTCCGCCTCGCGGCGCTGGGCGCGGCGGCGGACGTCCACCTCTGCGGGACGGACACCTTCGCGGACGCCGACCGCGCCCCCGGACTCCAGCGGCTGCTGCGCTCGGCGGCGCTCAACCTCCCTGCCGGTCGTGGCCCGGCCCGTGCGGCGCGGCCCGGCGGACGGCCGGTGGCGCGGGTGTACGGCCCCGACCTGCTGCTCGACACGGTCCGGGCCGCACAGCGCGAGGGGCTCGGCCACTACCTGCTCGGAGTGGAGCGGAACGGGACGGACGGAGCAGCCGCAGTCACCGGCCGCCCGGACGGTGACGAGCTGACCGCCGAACTGCTGGTGCGCTACCCGGACGCGCGGGTCGCGGGCGCCGAACCGCTGCCCGGCCCGGACGCCTCCGCCGACACCTGGGCGGCGCTGGCGGCCCGCGTCCGGGAGAGCGGCGCCCGACTGGTCTGGATCGGCGGGTCCGGCGCAGCCCGGCAGCACAGGGCCGCCGCGCGCCTGGCCGCCCTGCACCCCGCGGTGTACGTCGCGGCCGGCCCGGCCTTCGCCCTCATCCGCGGCGGCGCCCGCCGCGGGCCGCTGCGCGCAGGCTGGCGGCGGGGCGTGACGGGGGTGCGGGACCACTCGCGCTTCCTACGGGCCGCCGCGCGGGAGCGGCGCCGGGGCCGCGGCCCGTACCGCGAACTCGCCCAGCTGCTGGCCGACGCGGAGATCGACCTCGTCCTGGACGCGGGCGCGGACGCCGGTGCGTACGTGGCGGGGCTGCGCCGCGCCGGGTACCGGGGGCGCGTGGTCTCGTTCGAAGTGCTGCCCCGGCCGCGCGAGCACCTGCTGCGGTGCGCGGCCGGCGACCCCGGCTGGTCCGTACTGCCGTACGCGCTGGGCGACGGGAACGGCCCCGACGGGGGTCACCGGCTGGACACCCTGTGGCACGCGGCGACCGCGCCGGGCGAGCGGCTGTTCGTACGGCTGCGGGCCCCCGGCCACGAGGACAGCCTGCTCGCAGGGGCTGGGCCGTACGCGGGGGAGTGCGTCGGCCTGCAGACCCGGGGGGAGCGGGGCGGCCCGCCGCCCGGCTACACGGCGGTGCCGCCGCCGGTGCCCGGCGACGTGGTGCTGTTCCGGCGCGGGTGA
- a CDS encoding rodlin, producing the protein MIKKAVATAAATLTMAGAGAMMASPAMAVGHDGGTTSLSGNGAQQAFGNSATYGNMSPQIGLIQGSLNKPCIALPAKANLGSLVGLVPVSVQDIPILSSPQTQQCTENSTQAKGDEALSHLLDNIPILSGNGAGNGR; encoded by the coding sequence ATGATCAAGAAGGCTGTGGCCACTGCGGCGGCCACCCTCACGATGGCAGGCGCGGGCGCGATGATGGCGTCGCCGGCCATGGCAGTCGGCCACGACGGCGGCACCACGTCGCTGAGCGGCAACGGAGCCCAGCAGGCGTTCGGCAACTCGGCCACGTACGGCAACATGAGCCCGCAGATCGGCCTCATCCAGGGCTCGCTGAACAAGCCCTGCATCGCCCTCCCGGCCAAGGCCAACCTCGGCTCCCTCGTCGGCCTGGTCCCGGTCTCCGTCCAGGACATCCCGATCCTGTCCTCGCCGCAGACCCAGCAGTGCACCGAGAACTCCACCCAGGCCAAGGGTGACGAGGCCCTGTCGCACCTCCTGGACAACATCCCGATCCTCTCGGGCAACGGCGCCGGGAACGGCCGCTGA
- a CDS encoding exopolysaccharide biosynthesis polyprenyl glycosylphosphotransferase, whose product MTMDSAHAPHGGRGGGPATAVQRPVPAIHPPRSADGPRPERVRPVGPRRGRAAVPLIAGDTLALAGTSALVPGLRLAPLVLVPLLALHLALHLRGGLYRRRLSPSALLELPALLGHALVLWCTAAACLAAVGPWHVLDWTVLATAVTAQTLIGCTVRGAVHQLVRVAAARRSHSTLIVGGGPAAQQISAALYAHPAYGMRPVGLVEAGAGTAAEAGSAAGDGSSALPVLTTPEDIGRAVIQTTVRHALFVGPGRTGADDPALVRLLGGHGVQLWLVDTSGPGYRRVSADHLWGFAVRPLAVPGHRASRWGKRALDASLACLALLAAAPVMGLCALAVRISDGPGVLFRQERIGMDGRPFTLLKFRTLRPADEHESATRWSVATDRRMSGAGSLLRRTSLDELPQLWNVLRGDMSLVGPRPERPYFVTKFSGCHPGYRSRHRMPVGITGLAQVSGLRGDTSIEDRARFDNHYIDSWSLWQDICILVRTAGSLFRLGGS is encoded by the coding sequence ATGACGATGGACAGCGCACATGCTCCCCACGGCGGCCGGGGCGGTGGCCCCGCCACGGCCGTGCAGCGGCCCGTGCCCGCGATCCACCCGCCGCGCAGCGCGGACGGGCCCCGTCCGGAGCGGGTACGGCCGGTGGGGCCGCGGCGTGGCCGGGCCGCCGTACCGCTGATCGCCGGTGACACCCTGGCCCTGGCCGGCACCAGCGCGCTGGTGCCGGGGCTGCGGCTGGCGCCGCTGGTCCTCGTACCGCTCCTCGCGCTGCATCTGGCCCTGCACCTGCGGGGCGGTCTCTACCGGCGGCGCCTCTCCCCTTCGGCGCTGCTCGAACTGCCCGCGCTGCTCGGCCACGCACTGGTCCTGTGGTGCACGGCCGCCGCGTGCCTCGCGGCCGTCGGGCCCTGGCACGTACTCGACTGGACGGTGCTGGCCACCGCGGTCACCGCGCAGACCCTCATCGGCTGCACGGTCCGCGGCGCGGTCCACCAGCTGGTGCGCGTCGCCGCCGCCCGGCGCAGCCACTCGACGCTGATCGTCGGCGGCGGCCCGGCCGCCCAGCAGATCAGTGCCGCGCTGTACGCGCACCCGGCGTACGGCATGCGGCCGGTGGGCCTGGTGGAGGCCGGGGCCGGCACCGCGGCCGAGGCCGGATCCGCTGCCGGGGACGGGAGTTCCGCACTGCCGGTGCTGACGACCCCGGAGGACATCGGCCGGGCGGTCATCCAGACCACGGTCCGCCACGCGCTGTTCGTCGGCCCCGGCAGGACCGGGGCCGACGACCCCGCCCTCGTCCGGCTGCTCGGCGGACACGGCGTGCAGCTGTGGCTCGTCGACACGTCGGGGCCCGGGTACCGCAGGGTCTCGGCCGACCATCTGTGGGGATTCGCCGTCCGGCCGCTGGCCGTGCCCGGGCACCGTGCGAGCCGCTGGGGCAAGCGCGCCCTCGACGCCTCCCTCGCCTGCCTCGCGCTGCTCGCCGCCGCGCCCGTGATGGGGCTGTGCGCGCTGGCCGTACGGATCTCCGACGGACCGGGCGTCCTCTTCCGGCAGGAACGGATCGGGATGGACGGGCGCCCCTTCACGCTGCTCAAGTTCCGTACGCTGCGCCCGGCCGACGAGCACGAGTCGGCGACCCGGTGGAGCGTCGCCACGGACCGGCGGATGAGCGGTGCCGGCAGCCTGCTGCGGCGGACCTCGCTCGATGAGCTGCCGCAGCTGTGGAACGTACTGCGCGGGGACATGAGCCTGGTCGGCCCGCGGCCCGAACGCCCCTACTTCGTCACGAAGTTCTCCGGCTGCCACCCCGGCTACCGGTCCAGACACCGGATGCCCGTCGGGATCACCGGGCTCGCCCAGGTCAGCGGATTGCGCGGGGACACCTCCATCGAGGACCGGGCCCGCTTCGACAACCACTACATCGACAGCTGGTCGCTCTGGCAGGACATCTGCATCCTGGTCAGGACCGCGGGTTCGCTCTTCCGGCTGGGAGGCAGCTGA
- a CDS encoding glycosyltransferase: protein MTVFHLVQPVDGGVARVVTDLVRAQVAEGIRAVVACPPGAGLASALAGSGADVRPWVAGRSPGPELAAETAAAARLIRASRPDVVHAHSSKAGLAARLAVRGRVPTVFQPHAWSFEAVGGGTARLALAWERYAARWAERVLCVSEAERRAGEAAGIAARWSVIRNGVDLGEFRADGGAGTEPGSGPAALGPGPVVVCVGRLCRQKGQDVLLRAWPEILRAVPEARLVLVGDGPDREPLARTAPPGVLFAGAVDGPRDWLRAADLVVLPSRWEGMALAPLEAMACGRPVVLTDVNGARESLPPGHDRHGLVPPDDPHALARAVGKLLADARLRDVLGREAAAHTRANFDVRHTATAVSELYHRLLGQHRSTTRERISR, encoded by the coding sequence ATGACGGTATTTCATCTCGTCCAGCCGGTGGACGGCGGAGTCGCCCGCGTGGTCACCGACCTGGTGCGGGCGCAAGTGGCCGAGGGGATCCGGGCGGTTGTTGCCTGTCCCCCCGGTGCCGGTCTGGCGTCGGCGCTCGCCGGGTCCGGGGCCGATGTCCGGCCCTGGGTGGCCGGCCGTTCGCCGGGACCGGAACTGGCCGCCGAGACCGCTGCCGCCGCCCGGCTGATCCGGGCGAGCCGCCCCGACGTGGTGCACGCGCACAGCTCCAAGGCCGGTCTGGCCGCACGGCTCGCCGTGCGCGGGCGCGTTCCGACGGTCTTCCAGCCGCACGCCTGGTCGTTCGAGGCGGTCGGCGGCGGGACCGCGCGTCTCGCGCTCGCCTGGGAGCGGTACGCGGCCCGGTGGGCCGAGCGCGTCCTCTGCGTCAGCGAGGCCGAACGGCGGGCCGGTGAGGCGGCCGGGATCGCCGCCCGGTGGTCGGTGATCCGTAACGGCGTCGACCTCGGCGAGTTCCGCGCCGACGGCGGTGCCGGGACCGAACCGGGTTCCGGGCCAGCGGCGTTGGGCCCCGGGCCCGTCGTCGTCTGCGTCGGCCGGCTCTGCCGGCAGAAGGGGCAGGACGTACTCCTGCGGGCCTGGCCCGAGATCCTCCGCGCGGTGCCGGAAGCCCGGCTGGTGCTGGTCGGGGACGGCCCCGACCGGGAACCGCTGGCCAGGACAGCGCCGCCCGGTGTGCTGTTCGCCGGAGCGGTCGACGGACCGCGCGACTGGCTGCGCGCCGCCGACCTCGTCGTCCTGCCGTCCCGCTGGGAGGGCATGGCACTGGCCCCGCTCGAAGCGATGGCCTGCGGCCGCCCTGTCGTCCTCACCGATGTGAACGGCGCCCGGGAGAGCCTGCCGCCGGGGCACGACCGGCACGGGCTCGTCCCGCCGGACGACCCGCACGCGCTGGCCCGCGCGGTCGGGAAGCTGCTGGCCGACGCCCGGCTGCGGGACGTGCTCGGCCGCGAGGCCGCGGCCCACACCCGGGCGAACTTCGATGTCCGGCACACGGCCACCGCGGTCTCGGAGCTGTACCACCGGCTCCTCGGACAGCACCGATCCACGACGAGGGAGCGCATCAGCCGATGA